One genomic segment of Gopherus flavomarginatus isolate rGopFla2 chromosome 11, rGopFla2.mat.asm, whole genome shotgun sequence includes these proteins:
- the DUSP15 gene encoding dual specificity protein phosphatase 15 — protein sequence MGNGMNKVLPGLYLGNFIDAKDLEQLSRNKITHIISIHDSPQPLLQEITYLRIPLPDTPEANIKKHFKECISFIHYCRLHGGNCLVHCLAGISRSTTIVVAYVMVVTELSWQEVLQAVTAVRPIANPNPGFKQQLEEFGRGPARKIHRHLEQRYGADTFNDEKEIRLLLPADREGTSRTDGPMQGLVPRSRDIKNTVPFLLRVKQMFSCIPTCLK from the exons ATGGGAAATGGCATGAACAAG GTTCTCCCTGGACTTTACCTTGGGAACTTCATAG ATGCCAAAGATTTGGAGCAACTGAGCAGGAATAAGATCACTCACATTATTTCAATCCATGACTCTCCCCAGCCACTACTGCAG GAAATTACTTATCTTCGCATTCCTCTGCCGGATACACCCGAGGCCAACAT CAAGAAGCACTTTAAAGAATGTATCAGTTTTATCCACTACTGTCGCCTGCATGGAGGGAACTGCCTTGTTCACTG CCTTGCGGGGATCTCCCGGAGCACCACCATTGTTGTCGCCTATGTCATGGTGGTGACAGAGCTAAGCTGGCAAGAGGTATTGCAGGCGGTAACAGCAGTGCGGCCGATTGCTAATCCCAACCCCGGCTTCaagcagcagctggaggaatTCGGCCGTGGCCCCGCACGAAAG ATTCACAGACACCTGGAGCAGAGATATGGAGCTGACACGTTCAATGATGAGAAGGAGATAAGGCTCCTGCTTCCAGCAGACAGAGAAGGCACATCCAGGACAGATGGACCCATGCAGGGACTGGTGCCAAGGAGCAGAGACATCAAGAACACAGTCCCCTTTCTGCTACGAGTGAAGCAGATGTTCTCCTGCATCCCCACGTGTCTGAAGTGA